The Flavobacterium piscisymbiosum genome includes a region encoding these proteins:
- a CDS encoding DMT family transporter, translated as MKITKPRLALIGGILCISIFPILVKLKLAPGLISAFYRMAFALLLLLPYVLITKNFKLPKTKYILLSALCGLLFASDVAVWNIAIQDSSATQASLLTNLSPVWVGIGSFFFLKSKPATNFWIGTVVSLFGMVTLVGFSFFLELNFNQAFLFAVLSGILYSIYLLVSKNVLSHVDVLSFMTINLIASSIYLGILCYALNEPFTGFSDTGWFVLVLQAVMCQLCAWLSISYATQHMRATRVSLSLLSQAVITSILAWLFLEEQITLQMVFGGIILLFGIRITFYDKTISLKKLFTKN; from the coding sequence ATGAAAATCACCAAACCAAGATTAGCTTTAATTGGCGGAATACTTTGTATTTCGATTTTTCCAATATTAGTTAAACTTAAATTAGCACCAGGATTAATCTCGGCTTTTTATCGCATGGCTTTTGCCCTGCTTTTACTCTTGCCTTATGTCCTGATTACCAAAAATTTTAAACTCCCAAAGACTAAATATATTTTATTATCGGCTCTTTGTGGTCTTTTATTTGCATCTGATGTTGCGGTTTGGAATATTGCCATTCAGGATTCAAGTGCTACTCAGGCTTCTTTACTTACGAATTTATCTCCGGTTTGGGTTGGGATTGGTTCTTTTTTCTTTTTAAAATCAAAACCCGCAACCAACTTCTGGATAGGAACGGTTGTTTCATTATTCGGAATGGTTACTTTGGTTGGTTTTAGTTTTTTTCTGGAATTAAATTTCAATCAGGCCTTTTTGTTTGCCGTTTTATCCGGGATTCTTTATTCCATTTATCTTCTAGTAAGTAAAAATGTCCTTTCGCATGTTGATGTTCTATCCTTTATGACCATTAATTTAATTGCTTCAAGTATATATTTAGGGATACTTTGTTATGCCTTAAACGAACCTTTTACCGGATTCTCAGATACTGGTTGGTTTGTATTAGTACTTCAGGCGGTAATGTGTCAATTGTGCGCATGGCTTTCTATTAGTTACGCCACGCAACACATGCGCGCTACGAGAGTTTCATTAAGTTTATTGAGTCAGGCGGTAATTACATCCATATTAGCTTGGTTGTTTTTAGAAGAACAAATAACTTTACAAATGGTTTTTGGCGGCATCATTTTGCTATTTGGAATTAGAATTACTTTTTACGATAAGACTATTTCATTAAAAAAACTGTTTACTAAGAATTAG
- a CDS encoding HAD family hydrolase, giving the protein MLHRNKIPNLKVIAFDADDTLFVNEPYFEETEHKFCALMEDYLSHQGISQELFKIEIDNLPLYGYGIKGYILSMIEAAMNISNNTIPIEAIAKIIQYGKELLEKPIELLDGVEETLQSLHGKYKLVVATKGDLKDQHSKLHRSGLGHYFHHIEVMSDKQEIDYEKLLGRLDIQAHEFLMIGNSLKSDVLPVLGLGGYAVHIPFHTTWEHEKISHKVEHEHFSSFEKITEVLQNLS; this is encoded by the coding sequence ATGTTACATAGAAACAAAATACCAAACTTAAAAGTAATCGCATTTGATGCTGATGATACTTTATTTGTGAATGAGCCTTACTTTGAGGAAACGGAGCATAAATTCTGTGCTTTGATGGAAGACTATCTTTCGCATCAGGGAATTTCACAAGAATTATTTAAAATCGAAATTGACAATTTACCTTTATACGGTTACGGAATCAAAGGCTATATTCTTTCGATGATTGAAGCTGCAATGAATATTTCGAACAATACTATCCCAATTGAGGCTATTGCAAAAATCATTCAGTACGGAAAAGAATTACTCGAAAAACCAATCGAACTTCTGGACGGAGTGGAAGAAACTTTACAATCCCTGCACGGAAAATATAAATTGGTTGTTGCTACAAAAGGAGACTTAAAAGATCAGCACAGCAAATTACATCGTTCAGGTTTGGGTCATTATTTTCACCATATCGAAGTAATGTCAGACAAACAGGAAATCGATTATGAAAAACTATTAGGGCGTTTAGATATTCAGGCCCATGAGTTTCTGATGATCGGGAATTCATTAAAATCTGATGTTTTACCCGTTTTAGGACTTGGAGGTTACGCCGTTCATATTCCGTTTCACACCACTTGGGAACACGAAAAAATTAGTCATAAAGTCGAACACGAGCATTTTAGTTCATTCGAAAAAATTACTGAAGTACTTCAGAACTTATCATAA
- a CDS encoding chloramphenicol acetyltransferase, whose product MKTLLDLENWNRKEHFQHFKQMEEPFFGATVEIDCTKAYQTAKSLKASFFIYYLHKTLVAVNAIENFKYRIADDKIYINDRVDASATIGREDGTFGFSLIEYNPDFKIFEQNALAEIERIQNTTGLFTRSFDDDNLIHFSAIPWLNFTSLSHARSYTFPDSCPKISFGKMITSEAGKRTIAMSIHVHHGLMDGLHMGQFVDYFQELMNGQNQI is encoded by the coding sequence ATGAAAACACTTTTAGATTTAGAAAACTGGAACAGAAAAGAACATTTCCAGCACTTTAAACAAATGGAAGAGCCTTTTTTTGGCGCAACTGTAGAAATTGATTGTACCAAAGCTTATCAAACTGCCAAAAGCCTTAAAGCTTCTTTCTTCATCTATTATCTACACAAAACATTGGTTGCGGTAAATGCAATCGAGAATTTTAAATACCGAATTGCCGATGACAAGATCTATATTAATGATCGTGTTGATGCATCGGCAACAATTGGCCGCGAAGATGGTACTTTTGGATTTTCTTTAATTGAATACAATCCTGATTTTAAAATATTCGAACAAAATGCTTTAGCCGAAATTGAGCGTATTCAAAACACAACCGGGCTTTTTACAAGATCCTTTGATGATGACAATCTGATTCATTTTTCGGCAATTCCGTGGTTGAATTTCACTTCGCTTTCACACGCGCGAAGTTACACGTTTCCAGATAGTTGCCCTAAAATTTCATTCGGAAAAATGATTACTTCAGAGGCAGGTAAAAGAACTATTGCTATGTCAATCCATGTACATCATGGCTTGATGGATGGTTTGCATATGGGCCAATTTGTTGACTATTTTCAGGAATTAATGAATGGCCAAAACCAAATTTAA
- a CDS encoding OmpA family protein produces the protein MKKIVIILAFSLGFNNLHAQTENTSNGYNKWSIELGGGFTKPQRPLSAGFSTDTPSPWVGEAGVRYMFNNKFGLKLDYGYHSFTSGDDSMDFDSKYQRLDLQGVANLGRIMNFETWTNTFGLLGHAGFGVGQLKSDNFRGKDWTGNFIAGITGQIRLSNRIALTGDFSSILNASQDHTFDGAYVGENRGFSGLIFNGTVGLQVYLGKNTKHADWTVLSQNVDLTAYDNKLAELEAQIKNIPSKQVIVEKPVTTNVVSDKDIVKEMINDKYYSVYFDFNKSTPIENSTAAIDVVLTYLRKNPSTSIDILGYADQVGKSEYNEKLSNARATNVKTILEKAGIASSRLNVVANGADTSIQKDSEEARRLARRVTFRVR, from the coding sequence ATGAAAAAAATTGTAATTATTTTAGCGTTTTCACTGGGTTTCAACAACCTACATGCGCAAACAGAAAATACCTCAAATGGCTATAATAAATGGTCTATTGAATTAGGTGGAGGTTTTACTAAACCTCAGCGACCATTATCTGCAGGTTTCTCTACAGATACTCCAAGTCCTTGGGTTGGTGAAGCAGGAGTTCGTTATATGTTTAATAACAAGTTTGGATTAAAACTTGATTATGGCTACCACAGTTTCACTAGTGGAGACGATTCTATGGACTTTGATTCAAAATACCAAAGATTAGACTTACAAGGAGTTGCTAACTTAGGCCGTATCATGAATTTCGAAACTTGGACTAATACATTTGGTTTATTAGGGCACGCTGGTTTTGGTGTAGGTCAGTTAAAAAGTGATAATTTTAGAGGAAAAGACTGGACAGGTAACTTTATTGCCGGTATAACTGGACAAATAAGATTATCAAACAGAATTGCTTTAACTGGAGATTTCTCTTCTATTCTAAACGCATCACAAGACCATACTTTTGATGGTGCTTACGTTGGCGAAAACAGAGGTTTTTCAGGACTTATTTTTAATGGTACAGTAGGTTTGCAAGTTTACTTAGGAAAAAATACAAAACATGCTGACTGGACTGTTCTTTCACAAAATGTTGATCTTACAGCGTATGACAACAAACTTGCTGAACTTGAAGCACAGATAAAAAACATTCCATCAAAACAAGTTATCGTAGAAAAACCTGTTACAACGAATGTGGTAAGTGATAAAGACATTGTGAAAGAAATGATCAATGACAAATATTACAGTGTTTATTTTGATTTCAACAAATCAACTCCAATCGAAAATTCTACTGCAGCAATTGATGTTGTTTTAACTTACTTAAGAAAAAACCCATCTACTTCTATAGATATATTAGGTTATGCTGATCAGGTTGGAAAATCTGAGTACAACGAGAAACTATCAAATGCAAGAGCTACTAATGTTAAAACTATCTTAGAAAAAGCAGGTATTGCATCTTCAAGATTAAATGTTGTGGCTAACGGAGCTGATACATCAATCCAAAAAGATTCTGAAGAAGCTAGAAGATTAGCAAGAAGAGTTACTTTTAGAGTAAGATAA
- a CDS encoding ferritin, translated as MLSKNIEAALNKQIRIEAESSQTYLSMACWAEVHGLEGIAQFMYTQSDEERAHMLKLVKYINERGGHAQITDLKAPKTSYSTFKEMFEALYNHEIFVSESINELVHITFSEKDYATHNFLQWYVAEQIEEEATAKSILDKINLIGDDKGGLYLFDRDIQQLTVTSSIAINPK; from the coding sequence ATGTTATCGAAAAATATTGAAGCAGCTTTAAACAAGCAAATTCGCATAGAGGCAGAATCTTCGCAAACCTACCTTTCTATGGCTTGTTGGGCCGAAGTACACGGATTAGAGGGAATTGCACAATTTATGTATACCCAATCAGACGAAGAGCGCGCACATATGCTTAAACTAGTTAAGTATATCAACGAACGCGGAGGTCACGCTCAGATTACCGATCTTAAAGCGCCAAAAACATCTTATTCTACATTCAAAGAAATGTTTGAAGCACTTTACAACCATGAGATTTTTGTTTCAGAATCTATCAACGAATTGGTACATATTACTTTTTCAGAAAAAGATTATGCAACACACAATTTCTTACAATGGTATGTAGCAGAACAAATCGAGGAAGAAGCGACAGCTAAATCTATCTTAGATAAAATCAACTTAATTGGTGATGACAAAGGAGGACTATACTTGTTCGACCGTGATATTCAGCAATTAACGGTGACAAGCTCTATTGCTATCAATCCAAAATAA
- a CDS encoding DUF2461 domain-containing protein — protein MKNQITIPQSSLDFLTQLKENNNKPWFDANKPEYLKELNHIETFAGALLEELSKTDVLETSSGKKSVYRIYRDIRFSKDKTPFKTFWGGSYTRATSARRGGYYFHIEKGNSFFAGGFWGPNAADLKRIRSEFAHDAGPMNKILQSKSFVKTFGTLQGEQLKTAPKGYDINHEAIDLLRYKQFLIIKRFTDEEVLSPLFLEQALNTCKNMRPFFDYMSEILSTDINGASVL, from the coding sequence ATGAAAAACCAGATTACTATACCCCAATCAAGTCTTGATTTTTTGACTCAACTTAAAGAAAATAACAACAAGCCATGGTTTGATGCCAATAAACCTGAGTATTTAAAAGAATTAAATCATATTGAAACCTTTGCAGGCGCTTTGCTTGAGGAACTGTCTAAAACTGATGTTCTTGAAACGTCTTCGGGTAAAAAAAGTGTGTACAGGATTTATCGCGACATTCGGTTTTCTAAAGATAAAACTCCTTTTAAAACCTTTTGGGGCGGCAGTTATACAAGAGCAACAAGTGCAAGACGCGGCGGTTATTATTTTCATATCGAAAAAGGCAACAGTTTTTTTGCCGGTGGTTTTTGGGGACCCAATGCTGCAGACTTAAAACGCATACGAAGCGAATTTGCTCATGATGCCGGACCAATGAATAAAATATTACAATCGAAATCGTTTGTAAAAACTTTTGGAACTCTACAAGGTGAACAACTCAAAACAGCACCAAAAGGTTACGATATCAACCACGAAGCCATAGATTTGCTTCGCTACAAACAGTTTTTAATCATCAAACGTTTTACTGATGAGGAAGTTTTAAGTCCGTTGTTTTTAGAACAGGCTTTAAACACTTGCAAAAATATGAGACCTTTTTTCGATTATATGAGCGAAATACTTTCAACCGATATCAATGGCGCTTCTGTTTTATAG
- a CDS encoding single-stranded DNA-binding protein, translated as MNAMKNRVQLIGNVGNDPEVRTLESGRKLAYLTIATNEKYTNDKGEKVEQTEWHRVTAWGKTAEIIEKYVVKGKEVAVEGKLTHRSYDNKNGEKRYVTEVIVNEILLLSR; from the coding sequence ATGAATGCAATGAAAAACAGAGTACAATTAATTGGTAACGTAGGCAACGATCCGGAAGTCAGAACTTTAGAAAGTGGAAGAAAATTAGCCTATCTAACGATTGCTACAAACGAGAAGTACACCAATGATAAAGGTGAAAAAGTAGAACAAACTGAATGGCACCGTGTGACCGCCTGGGGTAAAACTGCTGAAATTATCGAAAAATATGTAGTAAAAGGGAAAGAAGTAGCTGTTGAAGGAAAACTAACCCATAGAAGTTATGACAATAAAAACGGTGAAAAAAGATATGTGACCGAAGTTATTGTCAATGAAATTTTATTGCTCAGCAGATAA
- a CDS encoding carbon-nitrogen hydrolase family protein, with the protein MQTKINKVELRNLEFDDYQQLKNSMVESYPEMANSYWRSNDIKKLLSIFPEGQLVILVDGIVVGSALSLIVDEKLVDKRHNYRQIIGDYTFSTHNPDGEILYGIDVFIHPNYRGLRLGRRLYDARKELCEQLNLKAIVFAGRIPNYAQHAKKMTPKVYIDKVKHKELHDPVLSFQLSNDFHVLRIIKNYLEGDEESKEFAVLLEWNNVYYDESPKLINLEKSVIRLGLVQWQMRQLNNLEEFFEQSEFFIDVVSGYGADFALFPELFIAPLMADYNHLSEAEAIRELARYSDPIRKRFQEFAISYNINIITGSMPLLDNGNLYNVGFLCKRDGTSEMYTKIHVTPNEVQHWGMKGGSHFKTFDTDCGKIGILICYDVEFPELSRIMSDEGMNILFVPFLTDTQNAYTRVKHCSQARAIENECYVAIAGCVGNLPKVNNMDIQYAQASVFTPSDFAFPSNGIKAEATPNTEMTLIVDVDLNLLKQLHEHGSVRILKDRRNDLYEIKKLVP; encoded by the coding sequence ATGCAAACAAAAATCAATAAAGTCGAATTAAGAAATTTAGAATTCGACGACTATCAGCAGTTAAAAAATTCAATGGTTGAATCGTATCCTGAAATGGCGAATTCATACTGGAGATCTAACGATATTAAAAAATTACTCTCAATATTTCCTGAAGGCCAACTGGTTATACTAGTTGACGGCATCGTTGTAGGATCGGCATTATCACTAATTGTCGACGAAAAATTGGTAGACAAAAGACACAATTACAGGCAAATTATTGGCGACTATACTTTTTCAACTCATAATCCAGATGGGGAAATATTGTACGGTATAGACGTTTTTATCCATCCTAATTATCGCGGTTTGCGTTTAGGCCGCCGTTTATATGATGCGCGTAAAGAACTTTGCGAACAATTAAACCTAAAAGCGATTGTTTTTGCAGGAAGAATTCCAAATTATGCTCAACACGCCAAAAAGATGACACCAAAAGTGTATATCGATAAAGTAAAACATAAAGAATTGCACGATCCGGTACTTTCATTTCAGCTGAGTAATGATTTTCACGTTTTACGAATTATCAAAAATTATCTTGAAGGCGACGAAGAGTCGAAAGAATTCGCTGTTCTTTTAGAATGGAATAACGTTTACTATGACGAAAGTCCGAAATTAATTAATCTTGAAAAAAGTGTTATTCGTTTAGGATTGGTACAATGGCAAATGCGCCAATTGAATAATCTGGAAGAATTTTTTGAACAATCAGAATTTTTTATCGATGTTGTTTCAGGTTACGGAGCTGATTTTGCTTTGTTTCCGGAACTTTTTATTGCGCCTTTAATGGCCGATTACAATCATTTATCTGAAGCCGAAGCCATTCGTGAACTTGCCCGATATTCTGATCCTATCAGAAAGCGTTTTCAGGAATTTGCCATTTCGTATAACATCAATATTATTACCGGAAGCATGCCACTTTTAGATAATGGGAACTTGTACAATGTTGGTTTTTTATGCAAAAGAGACGGAACATCAGAAATGTATACTAAAATTCACGTTACACCAAACGAAGTGCAGCATTGGGGAATGAAAGGCGGATCGCACTTTAAAACCTTTGACACAGATTGTGGGAAAATTGGCATCCTGATTTGTTATGATGTTGAGTTTCCGGAGCTTTCGAGAATAATGTCTGATGAAGGAATGAATATTTTATTTGTCCCTTTTTTAACCGATACTCAAAATGCTTATACACGTGTAAAACATTGTTCGCAGGCGCGTGCCATAGAAAATGAGTGTTATGTAGCCATAGCAGGTTGTGTGGGTAATTTACCAAAAGTGAATAATATGGACATTCAATATGCACAGGCATCTGTATTTACGCCATCGGATTTTGCTTTTCCTAGTAATGGTATAAAAGCGGAAGCAACCCCAAATACCGAAATGACATTGATCGTTGACGTCGACTTAAATCTATTAAAACAGCTTCATGAACATGGAAGTGTACGAATTTTAAAAGACAGACGAAACGATTTGTACGAGATTAAAAAGCTAGTGCCATGA
- a CDS encoding M28 family peptidase, whose product MKKNPTSILAIVCILAILGIIYASMMPQWISKDEEALADFSTERALNQVEIIAQKPHYVGSTNHELVANYLKLELNRIGLETSIQEGFTLNDKGLLVKSKNILARIKGTDSSKALLLLSHYDSAPHSFSKGASDDASGVATILEGIRAFLYAKQPHKNDIIILFSDAEELGLNGAALFVNKHPWAKEVGLVINFEARGSSGPSYMLMETNKGNQALVKEFANAKTQYPVSNSLMYSIYKMLPNDTDLTVFREQGNIQGFNFAFIDGHYNYHTQQDDVQHLSKTTLKHQGTYLMPLLKYFSNVNLNETNSTEDDVYFSVPFSFISYPFTWVFPMTIIALGLLIVFIFIGKAKRVITFREIFRGFVPLLGAITISGLVTFLGWKILLQIYPQYSDLLNGFTYNGHAYIGAFVTLSIAISFAFYHHFSEAKITMNHFVAPLLLWIIINAFLANSLTGAGFLIIPVYFGIILFGIFVITQHYSLGVNLLFSIPALAIIAPFIVMFPVGLGLKILFGSAILTVLLFGLLLPVFGDFFKKGAWTVFFFAVSIGFFIYAGYHSGYQHGEAKSNSLLYVYNANTNSAVWTTYDVNLDEWTKTYLGEKNQKAVGLNSLPLASKYNSGFTYSAIAPVVDIPKPTIAFLKDSVVGNNRYLKIKISPNRKVNRYDIYANPKMTFFNFKANGVATSGEKGNRLERDGGKILCYYVVGNEPLVMDFYINKSSVFDMDLIESSFDLMTNPLLQIKPRSDWMMPTPFVLNDAVLIQQKIKKYTAPVATLAPATAVKDSTVIAKDSLKPVVRPE is encoded by the coding sequence ATGAAGAAAAACCCCACCTCAATTCTGGCCATAGTCTGCATTTTAGCAATTCTTGGCATCATATATGCCTCGATGATGCCGCAATGGATCTCAAAAGATGAAGAAGCACTTGCTGATTTTTCTACCGAAAGAGCGCTAAATCAAGTCGAAATTATTGCGCAAAAACCACATTATGTTGGTTCTACCAATCATGAACTGGTTGCCAATTACCTTAAACTTGAACTCAATCGAATTGGACTGGAAACCTCTATTCAGGAAGGTTTTACACTTAACGACAAAGGATTATTAGTAAAATCTAAAAATATTCTGGCCCGTATAAAAGGAACTGATAGTTCAAAAGCGCTATTACTTTTATCTCATTACGACAGTGCACCACATTCATTTTCTAAAGGTGCAAGCGACGATGCCTCAGGAGTTGCAACAATATTAGAAGGAATTCGTGCTTTTTTATACGCCAAACAGCCCCATAAAAACGATATTATTATTCTTTTTTCTGATGCCGAAGAATTGGGCTTAAACGGAGCCGCTCTTTTTGTGAACAAACATCCATGGGCAAAAGAAGTTGGACTTGTCATCAATTTTGAAGCAAGAGGTTCTTCCGGACCAAGTTATATGCTGATGGAAACCAATAAAGGAAATCAGGCACTTGTAAAAGAATTTGCAAATGCGAAAACCCAATATCCGGTTTCAAATTCGCTGATGTACAGCATTTATAAAATGCTTCCCAACGATACTGATTTAACTGTTTTTAGAGAACAGGGAAATATTCAGGGTTTCAATTTTGCTTTTATCGACGGACATTATAATTATCATACGCAGCAAGACGATGTTCAACATTTAAGCAAAACCACACTAAAACATCAGGGAACGTATTTAATGCCTTTATTAAAATACTTTTCGAATGTTAATCTCAATGAAACCAATTCTACAGAAGATGATGTGTACTTTAGCGTTCCGTTCTCTTTTATAAGTTATCCATTTACATGGGTTTTCCCAATGACGATCATTGCATTAGGCTTATTGATTGTTTTTATTTTTATAGGAAAAGCCAAGCGCGTCATTACCTTCAGAGAAATTTTCAGAGGATTTGTTCCGCTTTTAGGCGCCATCACAATCTCAGGATTGGTTACCTTTTTAGGATGGAAAATTCTGCTTCAAATTTATCCACAATATTCAGATCTCCTTAACGGATTCACTTATAATGGTCACGCTTACATTGGGGCTTTTGTAACACTAAGTATCGCCATTTCTTTTGCTTTTTACCATCATTTTTCAGAAGCAAAAATCACAATGAACCATTTTGTAGCACCGTTGCTGCTTTGGATTATCATCAATGCATTTCTGGCAAATAGCTTAACAGGAGCTGGATTCCTTATTATTCCGGTTTATTTTGGAATTATCTTATTCGGAATCTTTGTCATTACCCAACACTATAGTTTGGGCGTAAATTTATTATTCAGCATTCCTGCATTGGCCATTATTGCGCCTTTCATCGTCATGTTTCCAGTTGGTTTAGGTTTAAAAATTCTTTTTGGAAGTGCTATCCTAACCGTTTTACTTTTCGGATTATTACTTCCTGTATTTGGTGATTTTTTCAAAAAAGGAGCCTGGACCGTGTTCTTTTTTGCCGTTTCTATCGGATTCTTTATTTATGCCGGTTACCATTCAGGTTACCAACATGGAGAAGCAAAATCAAATAGTTTATTATATGTTTATAATGCCAATACCAACTCGGCAGTCTGGACCACTTATGATGTAAACTTAGACGAATGGACTAAAACTTATTTAGGAGAAAAAAATCAAAAAGCCGTTGGTTTAAACTCTTTACCGCTGGCCAGCAAATACAATTCAGGTTTTACCTATAGCGCAATTGCTCCTGTGGTGGATATTCCAAAACCAACAATTGCTTTCTTAAAAGATAGTGTTGTAGGCAATAATAGGTATTTAAAAATTAAAATTAGTCCAAACAGAAAAGTAAACCGTTACGATATTTATGCGAATCCTAAAATGACATTTTTTAATTTTAAAGCCAATGGTGTCGCAACTTCGGGAGAAAAAGGAAACCGTCTGGAAAGAGATGGCGGAAAAATATTATGCTATTATGTCGTAGGCAACGAACCGCTTGTCATGGATTTCTACATCAATAAATCTTCTGTTTTTGATATGGATTTAATCGAAAGTTCATTCGACTTAATGACCAATCCATTATTACAAATAAAACCAAGAAGCGACTGGATGATGCCAACTCCTTTTGTTTTAAATGATGCCGTTTTAATTCAACAAAAAATAAAAAAATATACAGCACCGGTAGCTACTCTTGCACCTGCAACCGCAGTAAAAGACAGTACTGTTATTGCAAAAGACAGTTTAAAACCTGTTGTAAGACCAGAATAA
- a CDS encoding tetratricopeptide repeat protein, producing the protein MKKTFLLFITLSFFNAKSQTLEEKIATKACTCLEKSKEINEEIYRNCLTNSMAELVLQDKDAKVREGINTVEGIKSLLQKSDETIGKTCSKFLPKASENKSDIYYSDSKNEQAQNSYIIAKDFMQAQNYKLAIEGLQLALKQDPKFVLALDDIAVCYRQLEDYDNAVKYYKKSLDIYPEGEYALMNIGVVYSLKSDYKTAIDYYERLIKYQPNNAEGYFGAGKNYLQLNNDEKALSDIFIAHRIYTENKSEYAKDTEMLMGAIYQKMVKENKEGIFKKIAAENNIVIE; encoded by the coding sequence ATGAAGAAAACATTTCTGCTTTTTATTACTTTAAGTTTTTTCAATGCTAAGAGTCAGACCTTAGAAGAAAAAATAGCTACTAAAGCTTGCACTTGCCTGGAAAAAAGCAAAGAAATAAATGAAGAAATCTACAGAAATTGTTTGACCAACTCAATGGCAGAATTAGTTTTGCAAGATAAAGATGCGAAAGTAAGAGAAGGTATCAATACGGTGGAAGGAATCAAGAGTTTACTTCAAAAATCAGATGAAACTATTGGAAAGACCTGTTCGAAGTTTTTACCAAAAGCATCTGAAAACAAATCAGATATTTATTATAGTGATTCTAAAAATGAACAGGCACAAAATTCTTATATCATTGCAAAAGATTTTATGCAAGCTCAAAACTATAAATTAGCGATCGAAGGTTTGCAGCTTGCATTAAAACAAGACCCAAAATTTGTTTTGGCACTCGATGATATTGCAGTTTGCTACAGACAATTGGAGGATTACGATAATGCCGTAAAGTATTATAAAAAATCATTGGATATTTATCCCGAGGGTGAATATGCCTTAATGAATATTGGTGTAGTTTATTCGCTAAAATCAGATTACAAAACGGCTATCGATTATTATGAAAGGCTTATAAAATATCAGCCCAACAATGCTGAAGGCTATTTTGGAGCTGGAAAAAATTACCTGCAACTCAACAACGACGAAAAAGCATTAAGTGACATTTTTATAGCCCACAGAATTTACACCGAAAATAAATCAGAATATGCAAAAGATACCGAAATGCTCATGGGGGCTATTTATCAAAAAATGGTAAAAGAAAACAAAGAAGGCATTTTCAAAAAAATTGCGGCAGAAAACAATATTGTCATCGAATAA
- a CDS encoding rhodanese-like domain-containing protein, whose amino-acid sequence MEAQIKHYENKLAFEMDPSDLFDALNNGEKVIVIDARKAFGFEAEHIPTAINIPHREMTAETTKHLDKDVLYVTYCDGIGCNASTRSALNMAKLGFKVKELMGGIEWWKFDGYATEGTKGVKGGLKIECAC is encoded by the coding sequence ATGGAAGCGCAAATTAAACACTACGAAAACAAACTGGCCTTCGAAATGGATCCTTCGGATTTATTTGATGCTTTGAACAATGGCGAGAAAGTAATTGTAATCGATGCAAGAAAAGCATTTGGTTTTGAAGCCGAACATATTCCGACAGCCATTAATATTCCGCACAGAGAAATGACGGCTGAAACTACAAAACATTTGGATAAAGATGTTTTGTACGTGACGTATTGCGATGGAATTGGCTGCAATGCATCGACAAGGAGCGCTTTGAATATGGCAAAATTAGGATTTAAAGTAAAAGAATTGATGGGAGGAATCGAGTGGTGGAAGTTTGACGGTTATGCCACCGAAGGAACAAAAGGAGTAAAAGGAGGTTTGAAAATTGAATGTGCCTGTTAA